One genomic window of Hippocampus zosterae strain Florida chromosome 12, ASM2543408v3, whole genome shotgun sequence includes the following:
- the neurod1 gene encoding neurogenic differentiation factor 1, whose protein sequence is MTRSELNFGEAEVRRPRRRQEEDDDQEEEEEGRGGEEEREGAAAVGDEEDDDERRFEDEQEEEDDDDDDGGGGGGGDADSKPKRRGPKKKKMTKARMQRFKVRRMKANARERNRMHGLNDALESLRKVVPCYSKTQKLSKIETLRLAKNYIWTLSEILRSGKAPDLLAFVQALCKGLSQPTTNLVAGCLQLNPRTFLPERSAEPAGQPPPPPGAAPYAARFSYQTAGLPSPPYGAMDPSHIFQQVKAPAYGAAEAYLDGVLVTDSPPFDPPLSPPLSVNGNFSSFKHEAAAAAAVDYDKSYSFGPHYGVGVYPQADNLLGFDGHSHHERLMNAQLNAIFHES, encoded by the exons ATGACGAGGTCGGAGCTGAATTTCGGGGAGGCCGAGGTTCGTCGCCCGCGGCGGcggcaggaggaggatgacgaccaggaagaggaggaggaggggcgggggggcgagGAAGAGAGGGAGGGGGCCGCGGCGGTGGGcgacgaggaggacgacgacgagcgCCGCTTCGAAgacgagcaggaggaggaagacgacgatgacgatgacggcggcggcggcggcgggggggacgCCGACAGCAAGCCCAAAAGGCGAGgacccaagaagaagaagatgaccaAGGCTCGAATGCAGAG GTTCAAAGTTCGTCGGATGAAGGCAAACGCTCGCGAGCGCAACCGCATGCACGGCCTGAACGACGCCCTGGAGAGTCTGCGCAAGGTGGTGCCCTGCTACTCCAAGACCCAAAAGCTCTCCAAGATCGAGACCCTGCGCCTGGCCAAGAACTACATCTGGACCCTCAGCGAGATCCTGCGCTCCGGGAAAGCCCCGGACCTGCTGGCCTTTGTGCAGGCGCTCTGCAAAG GTCTGTCCCAGCCCACCACCAACCTGGTGGCGGGCTGCCTGCAGCTCAACCCCCGCACCTTCCTCCCCGAGCGGTCGGCCGAGCCGGCGGgccagccgccgccgcccccgggCGCCGCCCCCTACGCCGCCCGCTTCTCCTACCAGACGGCGGGCCTGCCCAGCCCGCCCTACGGCGCCATGGACCCCTCGCACATCTTCCAGCAGGTCAAGGCTCCGGCCTACGGCGCCGCCGAGGCCTACTTGGACGGGGTCCTGGTGACGGACAGCCCCCCCTTCGACCCGCCCCTCAGCCCTCCCCTCAGCGTCAACGGCAACTTCTCGTCCTTCAAGCacgaagcggcggcggcggcggcggtggactACGACAAGAGCTACTCCTTCGGGCCGCACTACGGCGTGGGCGTGTACCCGCAGGCGGACAACCTGCTGGGCTTCGACGGACACTCGCATCACGAGCGGCTGATGAACGCGCAGCTCAACGCCATCTTCCACGAGTCGTGA
- the LOC127611462 gene encoding myosin light chain kinase, smooth muscle-like, translating to MDFKANLKGVKAKTEDERKAASGAAAQVDFRAVLGKKGGGGAVQAPAKNNAADDKKSGDGGGEMANNCVKDGGGKTAPPRFAEKLRDATVLDGQRLHLQCRLDAACDAGASWTLDGKLVKASKFIVLQNQGGVCSLSIDKALPEDEGEYKCKVENSAGCAECSCLVLVDDPPEKSAADKTSDKKTAAATLESEARIKKPTAKTPPKQALPPHIVQFPEDMKILAGEKVEILCKFSGAPPISCTWLKFRKPIQEGAAGTSIRSTDGDSLLTIASGQQEHCGCYTIELRNQYGLRQAALNLTIVDKPDPPAKVPALSDVRRSGLTLSWYGPTYDGGSAVQTYHLEMYNSVDQKWTPLVSCNSTSYNVQNLFPERQYKFRIRAENIYGISEPSAESEDVTVGLADDNENQEEAEEEEDDSEKEPDYRQVTVRTDVKVKELYDVEERLGTGKFGQVFKLVEKATKKVWAGKFIKAYSAKDKDNVRQEIGIMNSLHHPKLVQCVDAFEGKSDIVVVLEMISGGELFERIIDEDFELSEREVIKYMLQIVDGVGFIHKQGIVHLDLKPENIMCVNKIGSKIKLIDFGLARRLENAGTLKVLFGTPEFVAPEVINYEAIGYPTDMWSIGVICYILLSGLSPFMGDNDNETLANVTSATWDFEDEAFDEISDDAKDFITRLLKKDMKARLTCPLCLEHAWLKQDTNTMKAKKLSKERMKKYILRRKWQKTGHAIKAIGRLSSMAMMAGVHAKRGSPTEEDNRFLECLELEQKAECKPSFSAVIQDVEVVEGSAARFDCKIEGYPDPEVVWYKDEQPIKETRHFQIDYDEDGNCSLVISEVSGDDDAKYTVKAVNSLGEATCTAELLVEVMAGEGEEEEEEEEE from the exons ATGGATTTTAAGGCCAACTTGAAGGGGGTCAAGGCCAAGACGGAGGACGAGCGCAAGGCGGCCAGCGGCGCCGCCGCGCAGGTGGACTTCCGCGCCGTGCTGGGGAAGAAGGGTGGCGGTGGCGCAGTTCAGGCGCCCGCCAAGAACAACGCCGCGGATGACAAGAagagcggcgacggcggcggcgagaTGGCCAACAACTGCGTGAAGGACGGCGGCGGAAAGACGGCGCCGCCGCGCTTCGCCGAGAAGCTGCGCGACGCCACCGTCCTGGACGGCCAACGGCTGCACCTGCAGTGCCGACTGGACGCCGCCTGCGACGCCGGCGCCAGCTGGACGCTCGACGGCAAACTTGTCAAAGCCTCCAAGTTCATCGTTCTCCAGAACCaag GCGGCGTGTGCTCGCTGAGCATCGACAAGGCGCTGCCCGAGGACGAAGGCGAGTAcaaatgcaaagtggaaaactcGGCGGGCTGCGCCGAATGCTCCTGCCTGGTGCTGGTGGACG ATCCTCCGGAAAAGTCTGCGGCGGACAAGACCTCCGACAAGAAGACGGCGGCGGCCACCTTGGAGA GTGAAGCTCGAATCAAGAAGCCCACGGCCAAGACGCCCCCCAAGCAAG cgCTGCCTCCTCACATCGTTCAGTTCCCGGAGGACATGAAGATCCTGGCGGGGGAGAAGGTGGAGATCCTCTGCAAGTTCTCCGGGGCTCCGCCAATCAGCTGCACGTGGCTCAAGTTCAGGAAACCG ATccaggagggggcggcggggacGTCCATCCGCAGCACGGACGGCGACAGCCTGCTGACCATCGCCAGCGGACAGCAGGAGCACTGCGGATGCTACACCATCGAGCTGAGGAACCAGTACGGCCTCCGGCAGGCCGCTCTCAACCTCACCATCGTGG ACAAGCCGGACCCGCCCGCCAAGGTCCCGGCCCTGTCCGACGTGAGGCGCTCCGGACTGACGCTGTCCTGGTACGGTCCCACCTACGATGGCGGCAGCGCCGTCCAGACCTACCACCTGGAGATGTACAACTCTGTGGACCAGAAGTGGACGCCGCTCGTGTCCTGCAACAGCACATCCTACAACGTCCAA AATCTTTTTCCGGAGCGCCAATATAAGTTCCGCATCCGAGCGGAGAACATCTACGGCATCAGCGAGCCGAGCGCCGAGTCCGAGGACGTCACCGTGGGCCTGGCGGACGACAACG AGAaccaggaggaggcggaggaggaggaggatg ACTCGGAGAAGGAGCCCGACTACAGGCAGGTGACGGTCCGAACCGACGTCAAGGTGAAGGAGCTGTACGACGTGGAGGAGAGGCTGGGAAC GGGCAAGTTCGGTCAGGTGTTCAAGCTCGTGGAGAAGGCCACCAAGAAGGTGTGGGCGGGCAAGTTCATCAAGGCGTACTCGGCCAAGGACAAAGACAACGTCCGGCAAGAGATCGGCATCATGAACAGCCTGCACCATCCCAAGCTGGTCCAGTGCGTGGACGCCTTCGAGGGAAAGTCGGACATCGTGGTGGTGCTGGAGAT GATCTCGGGCGGCGAGCTGTTCGAGCGCATCATCGACGAGGACTTTGAGCTGTCGGAGCGCGAGGTGATCAAGTACATGCTGCAGATCGTGGACGGCGTGGGCTTCATCCACAAGCAGGGCATCGTGCACCTTGACCTCAAACCGGAGAACATCATGTGCGTCAACAAGATTGGCAGCAAGATCAAACTCATCGACTTTGGCCTGGCCAGGCGGCTAG AAAACGCCGGCACCCTCAAAGTTTTGTTCGGAACGCCCGAGTTTGTGGCACCCGAAGTCATCAACTACGAAGCCATCGGTTACCCCACCGACATGTGGAGCATCGGCGTCATCTGCTACATTCT GCTGAGCGGGCTGTCCCCCTTCATGGGCGACAACGACAACGAGACCTTGGCCAACGTGACTTCGGCCACGTGGGACTTTGAGGACGAGGCCTTTGACGAGATCTCGGACGACGCCAAGGACTTCATCACCAGGCTGCTCAAGAAGGACATGAA GGCGCGCCTGACCTGCCCCCTGTGTCTGGAGCACGCCTGGCTCAAGCAGGACACCAACACCATGAAGGCCAAGAAGCTGTCCAAGGAGAGGATGAAAAAGTACATCCTGAGGAGGAAGTGGCAGAAAACGGGCCACGCCATCAAAGCCATCGGCAGACTCTCGTCCATGGCCATGATGGCGGGCGTCCACGCCAAGAGGGGCTCGCCCACTGAAG AGGACAACCGCTTCCTGGAGTGCTTGGAGCTGGAGCAGAAGGCCGAGTGCAAGCCCAGCTTCAGCGCCGTCATCCAGGACGTGGAGGTGGTGGAGGGCAGCGCCGCGCGCTTCGACTGCAAGATCGAAG GTTACCCCGACCCCGAGGTGGTGTGGTACAAGGACGAGCAGCCCATCAAGGAGACCAGGCACTTCCAGATCGACTACGACGAGGACGGAAACTGCAGCCTGGTCATTTCTGAG GTGTCGGGAGACGACGACGCCAAGTACACGGTGAAGGCCGTCAACAGTCTGGGGGAGGCCACCTGCACCGCCGAGCTGCTGGTGGAGGTCATGGCTGgagaaggggaggaggaggaggaggaggaggaggagtga